One genomic window of Medicago truncatula cultivar Jemalong A17 chromosome 1, MtrunA17r5.0-ANR, whole genome shotgun sequence includes the following:
- the LOC11416817 gene encoding uncharacterized protein At5g01610: MTSPVALLLLLTAAALTVTGTPTAYEALRTYNFPPGILPIGVTNYELDKSSGNFRADLNRSCSFSLQGSYQLSYKSTITGKITENRLTDLRGISVKVMFFWVNILEVVRKSDNLDFSVGVASAAFPLDDFFESPQCGCGLDCDPLRIRKLKLNTKNPSLSSS; encoded by the coding sequence ATGACTAGCCCCGTCgctctcctcctcctcctgaCGGCGGCGGCGCTTACCGTCACCGGAACTCCAACTGCCTACGAAGCCTTACGAACCTACAACTTCCCACCGGGAATTCTCCCAATAGGAGTAACCAATTACGAATTAGACAAATCAAGTGGAAATTTCCGCGCTGATCTAAATCGTTCGTGCAGTTTTTCGTTACAAGGTTCGTATCAATTGAGTTACAAATCAACGATCACCGGTAAAATAACGGAAAACAGACTTACCGATCTCAGGGGTATAAGTGTCAAAGTGATGTTCTTCTGGGTGAATATTCTTGAAGTTGTTAGGAAAAGTGATAATCTTGATTTCTCTGTTGGTGTTGCTTCTGCGGCTTTTCCTTTGGATGATTTCTTTGAATCTCCGCAGTGTGGCTGTGGTTTGGATTGTGATCCTTTGAGAATTAGAAAACTTAAATTGAATACTAAAAAcccttctctttcttcttcttaa
- the LOC11417464 gene encoding indole-3-acetic acid-induced protein ARG2: MARNFNNVKAISALVADGFSNSIRRGYATAATQNATRGVATSTKSGEDKVANANKVAWVPDPVTGYYKPENTSEVDVSDPRVTVLGKKIINTEQ, translated from the exons ATGGCTCGCAACTTCAACAACGTTAAAGCTATCTCTGCTCTTGTTGCTGATGGATTCTCCAACTCTATTAG ACGAGGATATGCGACGGCGGCAACACAAAACGCAACAAGAGGAGTAGCAACCTCCACCAAATCAGGGGAGGACAAGGTGGCAAATGCCAACAAAGTGGCGTGGGTCCCCGACCCCGTCACTGGTTACTATAAACCGGAGAACACCAGCGAGGTTGATGTTTCTGACCCACGAGTAACGGTTTTGggcaaaaaaataatcaacacaGAGcagtaa
- the LOC11412469 gene encoding uncharacterized protein, with protein MYSLKSVLILLISLTISSSLSSCTLIEPKNLSAYDLLMEYGFPMGLLPKGAIGYSLNRETGQFSVYFEKTCSFVIESYTLSYKSTISGVISQNRLYKLKGVSVRILLLWLNIVEVSRKGNDIDFSVGITSAGFGVENFLECPQCGCGFDCNNILRLNGDVQVSSI; from the coding sequence ATGTATTCGCTTAAATCGGTGTTGATTTTGTTAATCTCTCTAAcaatatcatcatcattatcatcatgtACCTTAATCGAACCAAAAAATTTATCAGCATACGATCTTCTAATGGAATACGGTTTCCCAATGGGTCTTCTTCCAAAAGGAGCAATTGGGTATTCCCTTAACAGAGAAACAGGTCAATTTTCTGTGTATTTCGAGAAAACTTGTAGCTTTGTTATTGAGAGTTATACACTTAGTTACAAATCTACTATCAGTGGTGTGATTTCGCAGAATAGACTTTATAAACTGAAGGGTGTTTCCGTCAGGATTTTGCTTTTGTGGTTGAATATTGTTGAGGTTTCTCGTAAGGGTAATGATATTGATTTTTCTGTTGGGATTACTTCTGCTGGTTTTGGAGTTGAGAATTTCCTTGAATGCCCTCAGTGTGGTTGTGGGTTTGATTGCAATAATATTCTGAGGTTAAACGGTGATGTTCAAGTTTCTTCAATTTAg